A window of Rhodothermales bacterium contains these coding sequences:
- a CDS encoding TetR family transcriptional regulator — protein MQVDEPLSMSRKERERLSRRTAMLEAAQSVFAERGFGQSTLDEIASRAEFGKG, from the coding sequence ATGCAGGTAGACGAACCGCTTTCAATGTCACGCAAGGAGCGGGAGCGCCTCTCGAGGCGAACGGCCATGCTCGAGGCCGCGCAGTCGGTCTTCGCCGAAAGAGGTTTCGGACAGTCGACACTCGATGAGATCGCCTCGCGTGCCGAATTCGGCAAAGG